From bacterium:
CCTTTTTGTGGAGGATGTGTGGGGTATTTCTCGTACGATTTTGGAAGAACACTGGAGAAAATACCCAATAAAGCTAAGAATGATAGTGGTATTCCTGATTGCTGTCTAGCTTTTTACGATTTGGTAATTGCGTATAGTTATAGCCAAAACAAGTTTTATGTAGTATCAACAGGCTTTCCTGAGAAAGGTCTTAAAGGAGAGAATAGAGCAGAAGAAAGATTAAAACTAGTTTTAGGCAGGTTAAGGGCATTAAAAGGCAAAAAGCTCAATAATTCCATCGTTTCTCCTTCTATTATTAATGAAAGAGATATTCTTTCCAATTTCACAAAAGCTTCTTATCTAGGCACTGTAAATAGGATAAAGGAGTATATTGCTGCAGGTGATATATATCAGGTGAATTTATCTCAGCGATTCATCTTTGATTTATGTATGGACAGTTTTGAGTTATATAAGCGTCTTACCAAAATAAATCCTGCGCCTTTTGAAGGGTTCCTGAATTTTGGAGAAGAATCCATTATAAGTGCCTCTCCTGAGAGATTCCTTAGTTTAAGGGATGGCGTTGTCAGAACAAGGCCAATGAAAGGAACCAGACCAAGAGGAAAAACAAAGAAAAAGGATGAGAGATTGAAGAATGATTTGTTGAAGAGCGAAAAGGACAAGGCAGAGCTTATAATGATTGTTGATCTTGAGAGAAATGATATAGGAAAAGTATGTGAATATGGATCCGTATATCTGGAAAGCAGAAGAGATATTGAAAAATATTCTACAGTCTTTCAGACAACATCTACTGTTCGAGGTCTGTTAAGTAAGGGAAAGGACAGGATTGACCTGTTAAGGGCATGTTTTCCAGGAGGGTCTATTACCGGTGCGCCAAAGATCAGGGCTATGGAGATAATTGAGGAGCTTGAGCCAACAAGAAGAGGAATATATACAGGGTCTCTTGGATATTTAAGCTTTTCCGGTGAAATGGATTTGAATATACTGATTCGTACATTAGTTGCTAAAAAGAATGAAATTCGTTTTCAGGTAGGAGGAGGGATTGTTGCTGATTCTGTGCCTGAGGAAGAATATCAGGAAACATTGGATAAGGCAAAAGCTCTCTTTAGTGCTTTAGGGGTTGCAAACCCCTTGAAATAAAATCTTTCAAATTGGCTGGCATAAGGAAATCCCTTGTGATAGAATTAGCGGGCAACAAAAATGAGAGGAAAAAGATATGCGGGAAAGGCTGATTATACAGGGGGGAAAACAGCTAAAAGGGGAAATCTCTCCTGCCGGAAATAAGAATGAGGCGTTAGCAATACTGGCAGCATCTCTTCTGACGGAGGAGGCCGTCAGGCTCAAGAATGTACCGGATATTTGTGATGTTCGGGACATGGTTGAGATTATGCGTGATATTGGAGTAGATGTAAAAAGAGTAGGAGAGCATGAGTATTTAATTAAGGCATTATCTATAAAAAAGATGGAGTTAAATTCTGAGCTATGTTCTCGGATAAGAGGTTCATTCCTGTTTGCAGCGCCTATTCTGGTAAGATGTGGCAAGGTAAAATTACCAAAGCCCGGAGGAGATAGAATAGGGCGGCGCAGAATTGACACACATCTACTTGCTCTGGAGGCATTAGGTACTTCTGTTAGTGTTGGAAATGACTATAAGTTAGAAATCGGAACTGGTTTTCACGGCGCTGATATTTTTCTGGATGAGGCAAGTGTTATGGCAACGGAAAATACAATAATGGCAGCTGCGTTTGCCAAGGGGAAGACTACTATAGTTAACGCAGCTTCAGAGCCTCATGTGCAGGGTTTGTGTAAGTTCCTTAATTCTCTTGGCGCAAAAATATCCGGTATAGGCAGCAACATCTTAACAATAGAAGGAGTAAAGCAGCTATGTGGCGGAGAGTATTTAATATCCTCAGACCACATTGAAACAGGTAGCTTTATAGGGCTTGCTGCGGCTACACATAGTGAATTATTAATAAAAAATGCGCCTGTAGAACATATGAGAATTATTTTCTTGGTCCTTGAAAAACTTGGAATAAGTTTAGAGATAGATAAAAGGGATATTTTTGTTCCTGTTCAGAAAAAGATGAAAGTTGTTACGGATGTTGGTGGCGCAATACCTAAGATAGATGATAGTCCATGGCCTGGATTTCCAGCAGATCTTGTAAGTATAGCACTTGTTATCGCCACTCAGTCAGAAGGCACAGTTTTAATATTTGAAAAGATGTTTGAAA
This genomic window contains:
- the pabB gene encoding aminodeoxychorismate synthase component I, with the translated sequence MIPLIEEIKLDLSPIQVYEIFKTSAYSFILDSGTHEYGLGEYAFIGGDPFLLVMAEGSDVKITYRDSSDVLKNADVLEVIKRILSDYQIENNIFPVPFCGGCVGYFSYDFGRTLEKIPNKAKNDSGIPDCCLAFYDLVIAYSYSQNKFYVVSTGFPEKGLKGENRAEERLKLVLGRLRALKGKKLNNSIVSPSIINERDILSNFTKASYLGTVNRIKEYIAAGDIYQVNLSQRFIFDLCMDSFELYKRLTKINPAPFEGFLNFGEESIISASPERFLSLRDGVVRTRPMKGTRPRGKTKKKDERLKNDLLKSEKDKAELIMIVDLERNDIGKVCEYGSVYLESRRDIEKYSTVFQTTSTVRGLLSKGKDRIDLLRACFPGGSITGAPKIRAMEIIEELEPTRRGIYTGSLGYLSFSGEMDLNILIRTLVAKKNEIRFQVGGGIVADSVPEEEYQETLDKAKALFSALGVANPLK
- the murA gene encoding UDP-N-acetylglucosamine 1-carboxyvinyltransferase, whose translation is MRERLIIQGGKQLKGEISPAGNKNEALAILAASLLTEEAVRLKNVPDICDVRDMVEIMRDIGVDVKRVGEHEYLIKALSIKKMELNSELCSRIRGSFLFAAPILVRCGKVKLPKPGGDRIGRRRIDTHLLALEALGTSVSVGNDYKLEIGTGFHGADIFLDEASVMATENTIMAAAFAKGKTTIVNAASEPHVQGLCKFLNSLGAKISGIGSNILTIEGVKQLCGGEYLISSDHIETGSFIGLAAATHSELLIKNAPVEHMRIIFLVLEKLGISLEIDKRDIFVPVQKKMKVVTDVGGAIPKIDDSPWPGFPADLVSIALVIATQSEGTVLIFEKMFESRLYFVDELINMGAKIVLCDPHRAVIVGPSDLHGCEIVSPDIRAGMALLIAALCAKGKSTIHNIRQIDRGYERIDQRLCSLGADIVRV